A genomic window from bacterium includes:
- a CDS encoding phosphatidylserine/phosphatidylglycerophosphate/cardiolipin synthase family protein, translating to MTPTEILRFRAGHRIALFEDGAEAFVAMEDAIAEAKEHVHLETYILRTDRLGRRLLDLLARRVREGVSVRVIYDAVGSRGIDRRLLASYAADGIEFEEWNPPARWRWRFRPRRRDHRKLLLVDGRIGFLGGLNVGDEYVGQGRDRLRWRDAHVRIEGPGLNELEAIFVESWFRAGGASFDWQPGVARAAETGGAHSLAILADGPMYPRRRMRDFFLDELERAESRVLLVSPYFAPGPRVLDAIEAASDRGVAIELVLAGRTDHPLMRRAARVLSRRLIRRGVRVFEEPQAMMHAKLAAFDDRVAVVGTSNLDRQSLVHSCEVNAVFAGDAVPRWIREHFGPERSDMIELDAPALERGGVLRWIADRWATFWADF from the coding sequence GTGACTCCGACGGAAATCCTGCGCTTCCGGGCGGGGCATCGCATCGCCCTCTTCGAGGACGGCGCCGAGGCGTTCGTGGCCATGGAGGACGCGATCGCCGAGGCGAAGGAGCACGTCCATCTCGAGACGTACATCCTCCGTACGGATCGGCTCGGCCGGCGCCTGCTCGACCTGCTCGCGAGGCGCGTTCGAGAAGGCGTGTCGGTTAGGGTGATCTACGACGCGGTCGGCTCGCGCGGGATCGATCGGCGTCTGCTCGCGAGCTATGCGGCGGACGGAATCGAGTTCGAGGAGTGGAATCCGCCCGCGCGGTGGCGCTGGCGATTCCGCCCCCGGAGGCGCGACCACCGCAAGCTCCTGCTCGTGGATGGGCGGATCGGGTTCCTGGGCGGCTTGAACGTCGGTGACGAATACGTCGGCCAGGGCCGCGATCGCCTGCGTTGGCGAGACGCCCACGTCCGGATCGAAGGCCCCGGGCTGAACGAGCTCGAGGCCATCTTCGTCGAGAGCTGGTTCCGGGCGGGTGGGGCGAGCTTCGATTGGCAGCCCGGCGTGGCACGGGCCGCCGAGACGGGTGGGGCGCATTCGCTCGCGATCCTCGCGGACGGGCCGATGTATCCGCGTCGTCGAATGCGGGACTTCTTTCTCGACGAGCTCGAACGCGCCGAGTCCCGCGTCCTGCTCGTGAGCCCGTACTTCGCGCCGGGACCGCGGGTGCTCGACGCGATCGAGGCGGCCAGCGATCGCGGGGTGGCGATCGAGCTCGTGCTGGCGGGGAGGACGGACCATCCGCTCATGCGGCGCGCGGCCCGCGTCCTGAGTCGGCGGCTGATCCGGCGTGGCGTGCGGGTCTTCGAGGAGCCGCAGGCGATGATGCACGCCAAGCTCGCGGCCTTCGACGATCGCGTGGCGGTCGTCGGCACCTCGAACCTCGACCGCCAGAGTCTCGTCCACAGCTGCGAGGTCAACGCGGTCTTCGCGGGCGACGCCGTCCCGAGATGGATCCGCGAACACTTCGGTCCCGAGCGGTCGGACATGATCGAGCTCGACGCGCCGGCGCTCGAGCGGGGCGGCGTTCTGCGGTGGATCGCCGATCGTTGGGCGACGTTCTGGGCGGACTTCTGA